From one Balaenoptera acutorostrata chromosome 6, mBalAcu1.1, whole genome shotgun sequence genomic stretch:
- the C6H8orf58 gene encoding uncharacterized protein C8orf58 homolog isoform X6, protein MLGRRRVFAVEPLGGRDGAGEDLARGCVVPGVTSTYRRIPDAAPGWSADSCKGHGRLRAPGRQVPLLKLASQDSGVEMAVGDSSLATSPGLSQDSLNFEPMRSAEPLALGAMEPPAHLSRLLASRKLEQVLERSCQLPTSSASLSHYRSPKPPSNPECEMPLFGAGGQEATEAESDLEAGLEEAEVVGGLGPEAWACLPGQGLRYLEHLCLVLEQMARLQQLCLQLQTRRGPGVSELWAVGPAGRQDPKEEEKPALAPSPPPSHAPGSEVHGQWERLSQTEETAGSLPLEQGQGPAQPDPVEEPSTC, encoded by the exons ATGGGGCTGGCGAGGACCTGGCACGTGGTTGTGTAGTGCCTGGAGTCACCAGCACCTACAGACGGATCCCGGATGCCGCTCCAGGGTGGTCGGCAGACTCCTGCAAGGGGCATGGCAGGCTGAGAGCACCCGGGAGGCAGGTGCCGCTTCTCAAACTGGCCTCCCAGGACTCAGGAGTGGAGATGGCGGTTGGGGACAGCTCCCTAGCCACCTCACCGGGCCTTTCTCAAGACTCTCTGAACTTTGAGCCCATGCGGAGCGCTGAGCCCCTGGCCCTTGGTGCCATGGAGCCTCCTGCCCACCTAAGCCGGCTTCTAGCCAGCCGTAAGCTGGAGCAGGTGCTGGAGCGGTCCTGCCAGCTCCCGACTTCCTCTGCCAGCTTGTCACACTACCGCTCCCCAAAGCCGCCAAGCAACCCTGAGTGTGAAATGCCCCTTTTTGGAGCAGGAGGACAGGAGGCCACCGAGGCAGAGAGTGACCTAGAGGCAGGCCTGGAAGAAGCAGAGGTG GTGGGGGGCTTGGGGCCTGAAGCCTGGGCCTGCCTCCCAGGGCAGGGTCTTCGCTACCTGGAACACCTGTGCCTGGTGCTGGAGCAGATGGCGAGGCTGCAGCAGCTCTGCCTGCAGCTGCAGACTCGGAGGGGCCCTGGGGTGAGTGAGCTGTGGGCAGTCGGGCCAGCGGGCAGGCAG GATCCTAAAGAGGAGGAGAAGCCGGCCCTGGCGCCTTCACCTCCGCCCTCTCACGCCCCGGGCAGTGAGGTACACGGGCAGTGGGAGCGGCTCAGCCAGACAGAGGAGACAG CGGGATCTCTCCCACTGGAACAAGGTCAAGGTCCTGCTCAACCGGATCCGGTGGAGGAGCCCTCGACCTGCTGA